In a genomic window of Saccharothrix sp. HUAS TT1:
- a CDS encoding phosphotransferase family protein → MAGVEEVEVVVAHSQRVTLRVGNAFLKVDGDPAHADVEVRAMAMAPVPTPAVLWHEPPVLAIAAVPGKALGVLGEPSTASPAAWAAAGAAIRGLHDAPLPPWSGVRLDAVAAELDSECEWLLANAVLPAEVVRRNREIAEAALRPWEPVFVHGDLQITHVFVDGDEVTGIIDWSEAAPGDAMFDLAILTLGHEERLDDLLAGYGDADRDVIRAWWSLRSLTASRWLIEHGFDPDSPGCEFDVLRSRARES, encoded by the coding sequence ATGGCCGGTGTGGAAGAGGTCGAGGTCGTCGTTGCCCACAGCCAGCGCGTGACGTTGCGCGTCGGCAACGCGTTCCTGAAGGTCGACGGCGACCCGGCGCACGCCGACGTCGAGGTGCGGGCGATGGCCATGGCGCCGGTGCCGACCCCGGCGGTCCTCTGGCACGAGCCGCCCGTGCTCGCGATCGCCGCCGTGCCAGGCAAGGCGCTCGGCGTCCTCGGCGAACCGTCGACCGCGTCGCCGGCGGCGTGGGCCGCGGCGGGCGCCGCGATCCGCGGGCTGCACGACGCACCGCTGCCGCCGTGGTCGGGCGTCCGGCTCGACGCCGTGGCGGCGGAGCTGGACAGCGAGTGCGAGTGGCTGCTCGCCAACGCCGTCCTGCCCGCCGAGGTGGTCCGGCGCAACCGCGAGATCGCCGAGGCCGCGCTCCGGCCGTGGGAACCGGTGTTCGTCCACGGCGACCTGCAGATCACCCACGTGTTCGTCGACGGCGACGAGGTCACCGGCATCATCGACTGGTCCGAGGCCGCCCCCGGCGACGCCATGTTCGACCTCGCCATCCTGACGCTCGGGCACGAGGAGCGCCTGGACGACCTGCTCGCCGGCTACGGCGACGCGGACCGGGACGTGATCCGCGCCTGGTGGTCGCTGCGCAGCCTGACGGCGTCGCGCTGGCTGATCGAGCACGGCTTCGACCCGGACTCGCCGGGGTGCGAGTTCGACGTGCTCAGGTCGCGGGCGCGGGAGTCCTAG
- a CDS encoding STAS domain-containing protein has product MHGEVGQPLVTVEAVCDDGVVVAAVHGDFDVDHYREVREGLFTCLNGRASALVVDLGDVGFFGSMGIAVLVEARQRADVVGAGFAVVAARRAVARPMRVTDTEGVLRVHRTQDEALAAVREQVNGSGDRAEFSWWSS; this is encoded by the coding sequence GTGCACGGGGAAGTCGGTCAGCCACTGGTGACGGTCGAGGCCGTGTGCGACGACGGCGTGGTGGTCGCCGCCGTGCACGGCGACTTCGACGTCGACCACTACCGCGAGGTGCGCGAAGGGCTGTTCACCTGCTTGAACGGCCGGGCGTCCGCGCTGGTGGTCGACCTGGGCGACGTGGGCTTCTTCGGCTCCATGGGCATCGCGGTGCTGGTGGAGGCGCGGCAGCGCGCCGACGTGGTGGGCGCGGGGTTCGCCGTCGTGGCGGCCCGGCGCGCGGTGGCCCGGCCGATGCGGGTGACCGACACCGAGGGGGTGCTGCGGGTGCACCGGACCCAGGACGAGGCGCTGGCCGCCGTGCGCGAGCAGGTGAACGGGTCCGGCGATCGCGCCGAGTTCTCCTGGTGGTCCTCCTGA
- a CDS encoding alpha/beta fold hydrolase: protein MRTLLVTALAASLLVVAPAAEAAAISWQPCPDQPAADCGTVRVPLDWADPRGPRVDLAVSRVRATDPARRIGVVFVDAGGPGGSGAEFARAPYLSAEVRARFDVVGFDQLGTNNSSAIRCSFDQPVPNPGDDPVDEAGFAALARYNRAVRDDCRADHPVFDHVDTARSARDLDAVRQALGERTISFYGISYGTLLGQQYAELFGSRVRSIVLDGVIDHSVDKRRFVLDRARAVEEAFDVFVAWCAESTTCALHGQDVRAVWEKALVAADESGWGSGELIVAAYYEIRGGAWESLASLIADVGAVRASFEPNYDSLRYAVVCQDFALRFADFGEYRALRRAELRAAPTLRGTFLGHQEAATCVGFTDRPSNPPHRLDVDNGSALLVLTSRYDVATPYRWARNVHRQAEGSRLVTFDGPGHGVYHANECTRGAADAHLLGSARLARETTC, encoded by the coding sequence ATGCGGACCTTGCTCGTCACCGCGCTCGCCGCGAGCCTGCTGGTGGTCGCTCCCGCGGCGGAGGCGGCGGCCATCTCCTGGCAGCCCTGCCCCGACCAGCCCGCGGCCGACTGCGGCACCGTCCGGGTGCCGCTGGACTGGGCGGATCCGCGCGGCCCCCGGGTGGACCTGGCCGTGTCACGGGTCCGCGCCACCGATCCCGCGCGCCGGATCGGCGTGGTGTTCGTGGACGCGGGCGGCCCCGGCGGGTCCGGCGCGGAGTTCGCCCGCGCCCCCTACCTGAGCGCCGAGGTGCGGGCCAGGTTCGACGTCGTCGGCTTCGACCAGCTGGGCACCAACAACAGCTCGGCGATCCGCTGCTCGTTCGACCAGCCGGTCCCGAACCCCGGCGACGACCCGGTGGACGAGGCCGGGTTCGCCGCGCTGGCCCGGTACAACCGCGCGGTCCGCGACGACTGCCGGGCGGACCACCCGGTGTTCGACCACGTCGACACGGCCCGGTCGGCCCGCGACCTGGACGCCGTGCGGCAGGCGCTGGGCGAGCGGACGATCAGCTTCTACGGCATCTCCTACGGCACGCTGCTCGGCCAGCAGTACGCGGAGCTGTTCGGCTCGCGGGTGCGCTCGATCGTGCTCGACGGCGTGATCGACCACAGCGTCGACAAGCGCCGTTTCGTGCTCGACCGGGCGCGGGCCGTGGAGGAGGCGTTCGACGTGTTCGTCGCGTGGTGCGCGGAGAGCACGACGTGCGCCCTGCACGGGCAGGACGTCCGCGCGGTGTGGGAGAAGGCCCTCGTCGCAGCGGACGAGTCCGGGTGGGGCTCGGGCGAGCTGATCGTGGCGGCGTACTACGAGATCCGCGGCGGCGCGTGGGAGAGCCTGGCGTCGCTCATCGCGGACGTCGGCGCGGTGCGGGCGTCGTTCGAGCCGAACTACGACTCGCTGCGCTACGCCGTGGTGTGCCAGGACTTCGCGCTGCGGTTCGCGGACTTCGGCGAGTACCGGGCGCTGCGCCGGGCCGAGCTGCGCGCCGCGCCCACGTTGCGCGGCACGTTCCTCGGCCACCAGGAGGCGGCCACGTGCGTCGGGTTCACCGACCGCCCGTCCAACCCGCCGCACCGCCTCGACGTCGACAACGGCTCGGCGCTGCTCGTGCTGACCAGCCGCTACGACGTGGCCACGCCGTACCGGTGGGCGCGCAACGTGCACCGGCAGGCGGAGGGCTCGCGGCTGGTCACCTTCGACGGTCCCGGCCACGGCGTCTACCACGCCAACGAGTGCACGCGCGGCGCGGCGGACGCCCACCTGCTCGGCTCCGCGCGGCTCGCGCGCGAGACGACCTGCTAG
- a CDS encoding substrate-binding domain-containing protein yields MSATTAATVVNRACLRSPRQPRPATPVVELVFPALNSAWAMEVMCGVVDSGLDVVLAAVAGRGPSWAADLVRNRRAGVLLVSCRIDAADQRALARAGVPLVHVDPVDPAGPDLPSVAATNRAGGLAATRHLLSLGHRRIGLVAGPPDVLCSRARLDGYRVALAEAGIAHDPELVRYADFSRAGGHEQARELLRPSRRPTAVFAANDEQALGVLDAARAAGLSVPGDLSVIGFDDLPAASWSSPALSTVRQPLAAMGERAGRMLADLIAGRAPAADRVELATELVVRSSTARPCRS; encoded by the coding sequence ATGTCGGCGACGACGGCCGCGACCGTCGTCAACCGCGCGTGCCTGCGCTCGCCACGTCAGCCGCGACCCGCCACGCCGGTGGTCGAACTCGTCTTCCCGGCCCTCAACAGCGCGTGGGCCATGGAGGTCATGTGCGGCGTGGTCGACTCCGGCCTGGACGTCGTGCTGGCCGCGGTGGCCGGGCGGGGACCGTCGTGGGCCGCCGACCTGGTCCGGAACCGCCGGGCGGGCGTGCTGCTGGTGTCGTGCCGGATCGACGCCGCCGACCAGCGCGCCCTCGCCCGCGCCGGGGTGCCGCTCGTGCACGTCGACCCGGTCGACCCGGCCGGTCCGGACCTGCCGAGCGTCGCCGCGACCAACCGGGCCGGTGGGCTGGCGGCCACCCGGCACCTGCTCTCGCTCGGCCACCGCCGGATCGGGCTCGTCGCCGGACCGCCGGACGTGCTGTGCAGCCGCGCCCGCCTCGACGGCTACCGGGTCGCCCTCGCCGAGGCCGGCATCGCGCACGACCCGGAGCTGGTGCGCTACGCCGACTTCTCCCGCGCGGGCGGCCACGAGCAGGCCCGAGAGCTGCTGCGCCCGTCCCGACGCCCCACGGCGGTCTTCGCGGCCAACGACGAACAGGCGCTCGGCGTGCTGGACGCGGCCCGTGCGGCGGGGTTGTCGGTGCCCGGCGACCTCAGCGTCATCGGCTTCGACGACCTGCCGGCGGCCTCCTGGTCGTCACCGGCCCTGAGCACCGTCCGTCAGCCGCTCGCCGCGATGGGGGAGCGGGCCGGGCGGATGCTGGCCGACCTGATCGCGGGCCGGGCGCCGGCCGCCGACCGGGTCGAGCTGGCCACCGAGCTGGTCGTCCGGTCCTCCACCGCGCGCCCCTGCCGCTCCTGA